The Salegentibacter mishustinae genome includes a window with the following:
- the recG gene encoding ATP-dependent DNA helicase RecG translates to MNANILQTPIDYLKGVGPNRADLLRKELGIHTYQDLVNFFPNRYLDKTRFYKINELQRNSAEVQVVGKITHIRSVDQKRGKRLVADFIDDTGKMELVWFRGQKWIRENLKINTPYVIFGKINWFNGLFSMPHPEMELVEEYKKQLRTAMQPIYPSTEKLAKSGITNRVINKLMQQLFIETKGKFYDTLSEEITTELKLIPKAEAVFNIHFPQSQELLAKAQFRLKFEELFYIQLQLLIKNMLQKQKIKGFVFEEIGQNFSEFYSNHLPFELTGAQKRVIKEIRADLGSGAQMNRLLQGDVGSGKTIVALMSMFIALDNGFQACLMAPTEILAIQHYNGLVELCKDLDTSIYLLTGSSKTKARREIHEKLENGEIDILIGTHALLEDKVKFKNLGLAVIDEQHRFGVAQRARLWRKNQMPPHILVMTATPIPRTLAMSLYGDLDISVIDELPPGRKPIKTVHRYDSNRLKVFAFIKDEIKKGRQVYVVYPLIQESEKMDYKDLMDGYESIAREFPNEQISIVHGQMKSDAKDYEMDRFVRGETQIMVATTVIEVGVNVPNASVMIIESAERFGLSQLHQLRGRVGRGAEQSFCILMTGHKLSNDSKTRLETMTATNDGFEIAEVDLKLRGPGDIMGTQQSGVLNLKIADIVKDNEILKLARHHAMRILKEDPSLSLEKNKVLRFTYAQLAKHKNIWNYIS, encoded by the coding sequence ATGAACGCTAATATTCTGCAAACGCCCATAGATTACCTAAAAGGGGTCGGCCCAAACCGCGCCGATCTACTGCGGAAAGAACTTGGCATTCATACCTACCAGGATCTGGTAAATTTCTTCCCAAATCGGTATCTGGACAAAACCCGGTTTTACAAAATAAACGAATTACAACGAAATTCAGCCGAAGTTCAGGTAGTGGGAAAAATCACCCACATAAGAAGCGTAGATCAAAAACGTGGAAAGCGGCTGGTAGCAGATTTTATAGACGATACGGGAAAAATGGAACTTGTTTGGTTTCGTGGTCAAAAATGGATCCGGGAGAATTTAAAGATCAACACACCTTATGTGATCTTTGGAAAGATCAATTGGTTTAACGGTCTCTTTAGTATGCCGCATCCCGAAATGGAATTGGTGGAAGAATATAAAAAACAACTGCGCACTGCAATGCAGCCTATTTATCCTTCTACCGAAAAACTGGCAAAATCTGGCATTACCAACCGGGTAATCAATAAACTGATGCAGCAGCTTTTTATTGAAACCAAAGGGAAATTCTACGATACGCTTTCTGAAGAAATCACTACAGAATTAAAACTTATTCCAAAGGCAGAAGCGGTATTCAATATTCATTTTCCGCAGAGCCAGGAATTGTTGGCCAAAGCTCAGTTTCGATTAAAGTTTGAAGAACTATTTTATATTCAATTACAATTACTGATTAAAAATATGCTGCAAAAGCAAAAAATAAAAGGTTTTGTTTTTGAAGAAATTGGGCAAAATTTTAGTGAATTCTATAGCAATCATCTCCCTTTCGAACTTACCGGTGCGCAAAAGAGAGTGATCAAAGAAATTAGAGCCGATCTTGGCAGCGGCGCGCAAATGAACCGTTTGCTGCAGGGCGATGTAGGTTCTGGAAAAACCATTGTCGCACTAATGTCTATGTTTATTGCATTAGATAACGGTTTCCAGGCGTGCCTGATGGCGCCCACCGAAATTCTTGCAATTCAGCATTATAACGGCCTGGTAGAACTTTGCAAAGATCTGGACACCAGTATTTATCTACTTACCGGTTCTTCAAAAACTAAAGCCCGGCGCGAAATTCACGAAAAGCTTGAAAATGGTGAAATAGACATCCTCATTGGTACTCATGCTTTGCTGGAAGACAAGGTGAAATTCAAAAATTTAGGCCTGGCTGTTATAGATGAACAACATCGTTTTGGGGTGGCACAACGGGCAAGATTATGGCGAAAAAACCAGATGCCGCCACATATTTTAGTGATGACGGCTACACCAATTCCGCGAACCCTGGCAATGAGCCTTTACGGCGATTTAGACATTTCGGTAATAGATGAATTACCGCCGGGCAGAAAACCTATTAAAACCGTACACCGCTACGATAGCAACCGACTTAAAGTTTTCGCTTTTATTAAAGATGAAATAAAAAAAGGGAGGCAGGTTTACGTGGTTTATCCATTGATCCAGGAATCGGAAAAAATGGACTATAAAGATTTAATGGATGGGTATGAAAGTATTGCCCGCGAATTTCCAAATGAACAAATTTCTATAGTTCACGGCCAGATGAAATCTGACGCTAAAGATTATGAAATGGATCGTTTTGTTAGAGGCGAAACTCAAATTATGGTCGCCACTACCGTAATTGAAGTTGGAGTAAATGTTCCAAATGCCAGTGTGATGATTATTGAAAGTGCAGAGCGATTTGGCCTTTCTCAACTTCACCAGCTTAGAGGCCGTGTAGGCCGCGGTGCCGAGCAGAGCTTTTGTATTTTAATGACCGGTCACAAATTATCTAACGATAGCAAAACCCGTCTGGAAACCATGACCGCCACTAACGATGGTTTTGAGATTGCTGAAGTAGATTTAAAATTACGAGGGCCGGGTGATATTATGGGCACGCAGCAAAGCGGTGTTTTAAATTTAAAAATCGCCGATATTGTAAAGGATAACGAAATCCTAAAATTGGCGCGCCATCATGCGATGAGAATTTTAAAAGAGGATCCCAGCCTTTCCCTCGAAAAAAATAAAGTACTGCGTTTCACCTATGCGCAACTGGCAAAACATAAAAATATCTGGAATTACATTAGTTAA
- a CDS encoding tetratricopeptide repeat protein produces the protein MKEGIVLRRLISLMLILCGGLLFAQEDSEMALEEKLYEEYKSNGLDKAMQMYKKHKTAEYEGLQEPLNLLGYKLMMEDNDLKTAEQVFQAQIEEYPEEANPYDSYGDLLLEKGENEKAKENFKKAAKLAENIEDEAEKTEMKQASLSKLARLENKHRKLDFLAGDWEITQTGYRDGKAINIPKSKQNVTYLPGESVLRITHTKEDNAACCERIVAYDAMDGTFQMAYVNAINPNGIQVSDLTITETGDGEFEFMEDYMQNNKKKQAKHVILQKDKDHVEWNVYLPKEGSQDWELVNKMEFKREA, from the coding sequence ATGAAAGAGGGAATAGTTTTAAGAAGGTTGATAAGCTTGATGCTTATTTTATGTGGCGGATTGCTGTTTGCTCAGGAAGACAGTGAAATGGCACTTGAAGAGAAATTATATGAAGAATATAAAAGTAACGGGCTTGATAAAGCTATGCAAATGTATAAAAAGCATAAAACTGCAGAATATGAAGGCTTGCAAGAACCCTTAAATCTCCTCGGTTATAAGTTGATGATGGAAGATAACGACCTGAAAACCGCAGAGCAGGTTTTTCAAGCACAAATTGAAGAATATCCCGAAGAAGCCAATCCTTATGATTCTTATGGCGATCTATTATTGGAAAAAGGAGAAAATGAGAAGGCTAAAGAGAATTTTAAGAAAGCAGCAAAATTAGCGGAAAATATAGAAGATGAAGCAGAAAAAACCGAAATGAAACAAGCCTCGCTTTCTAAATTAGCCCGTTTAGAAAACAAGCATCGAAAATTAGATTTTCTAGCCGGAGATTGGGAAATAACACAAACCGGTTACAGAGATGGTAAGGCGATAAACATACCTAAAAGTAAACAAAACGTCACTTACTTACCTGGAGAATCGGTTTTAAGAATAACTCATACTAAGGAGGATAATGCGGCTTGCTGTGAAAGAATAGTAGCTTATGACGCCATGGATGGCACTTTCCAAATGGCTTATGTTAACGCAATCAATCCTAATGGCATTCAGGTTTCTGATCTTACTATAACCGAAACAGGGGACGGTGAATTTGAATTTATGGAAGACTACATGCAAAACAATAAGAAAAAACAAGCTAAACACGTAATCCTCCAAAAAGATAAAGATCATGTAGAATGGAATGTCTATCTACCAAAAGAAGGCAGCCAGGACTGGGAACTCGTAAATAAAATGGAGTTTAAAAGAGAAGCTTAA
- the pheT gene encoding phenylalanine--tRNA ligase subunit beta has product MKISYNWLKQFIKLPEAPEATGELLTDLGLEVEGLDSFQSIKGGLEGIVVGHVLECKSHPNADKLQLTNVDLGNGEQVQIVCGAPNIAAGQKVPVATIGTTLFGENGEAWPIKKGKIRGEASFGMICSEKELGLGQSHEGIMVMKDDLIPGTPVAEIFEVENDQVFEIGLTPNRADAMSHWGVARDLKAGYTQQGKNLELITPSVSSFHVDNRSLKIQIQVEDSALAPRYCGVTISGLKVEESPKWLQNRLKAIGLGPKNNVVDATNYVMHELGQPLHAFDAGKIAGNEINVKTLEKGTKFTTLDDVERELHEEDLMICDAEKPLCIAGVFGGATSGVTSATTQIFLESAYFNPVSVRKTAKRHALNTDASFRFERGIDPNITEYALKRAVLLITEIAGGEVTSDIDDLYPKKIEDFQVFLTFDKVNKLIGENLQQETIKSILASLEIRVNNVTETGMGLTIPSYRVDVQREADVIEEILRVYGYNNIKFGEKLNASVANSSKFEDYRLQNLIANQLVGQGFYETMANSLTTPAYTELSEQLNASQNVKMLNPLSQDLSVLRQSMLYSGLESVSYNINRKRSDLKLFEFGKTYHDFNGSRVENKHLSIFISGNRNAERWNSTSERTDFFLLKGIIESIFQRLGIENLKPSAVKSDVFSEGLIFSSAKSNLVSFGVIRKKVLKHFDIEQEVLYADFNWDALLEVTKARKTSFSAIPKYPAVRRDFALLLNNNVSYEEIEQIALKTEKKLLKEVDLFDVYQGSNLPEGKKSYAVSFKFQDENKTLTDKQVDKMMKKLQHRFEEELQAELR; this is encoded by the coding sequence ATGAAAATTTCATATAACTGGCTTAAACAATTCATTAAACTTCCTGAAGCTCCAGAAGCAACCGGAGAACTACTTACTGATCTTGGACTTGAGGTGGAAGGCCTGGACAGTTTTCAGAGTATTAAAGGTGGTCTTGAAGGGATTGTAGTTGGCCATGTGCTAGAATGTAAAAGTCATCCTAATGCCGATAAATTACAACTTACCAATGTAGATCTGGGCAATGGCGAGCAGGTGCAAATCGTTTGTGGCGCGCCTAATATTGCAGCAGGACAAAAGGTTCCGGTTGCCACAATTGGCACTACCCTTTTCGGCGAAAATGGAGAGGCATGGCCAATTAAAAAAGGCAAGATTAGAGGTGAAGCCAGTTTTGGAATGATTTGTTCTGAAAAAGAACTTGGGCTTGGCCAAAGCCATGAAGGAATTATGGTGATGAAAGATGACCTTATTCCAGGAACTCCCGTAGCTGAAATTTTTGAGGTAGAAAACGACCAGGTTTTTGAAATAGGACTAACACCAAACCGTGCCGATGCCATGAGCCATTGGGGCGTTGCCAGAGATCTTAAAGCCGGTTATACCCAACAAGGGAAAAATCTGGAACTTATCACTCCTTCGGTTAGTAGTTTTCATGTAGATAATAGAAGTCTTAAGATCCAGATACAAGTTGAAGATTCGGCGCTTGCTCCCAGATATTGCGGAGTAACGATCTCAGGGCTTAAGGTTGAAGAATCTCCAAAATGGCTTCAGAATAGATTAAAAGCAATAGGCCTTGGCCCAAAGAATAACGTGGTAGATGCTACTAATTACGTAATGCACGAGCTTGGGCAACCGCTACACGCATTTGATGCCGGAAAAATTGCCGGTAATGAAATCAATGTAAAAACATTAGAAAAAGGGACAAAATTTACCACCTTAGATGATGTAGAACGTGAACTCCACGAAGAAGATCTTATGATCTGTGACGCCGAAAAACCACTGTGTATTGCCGGTGTATTTGGTGGAGCCACAAGCGGAGTTACCTCAGCTACCACACAAATTTTCCTGGAAAGCGCTTATTTTAATCCAGTAAGTGTTAGAAAAACCGCAAAAAGACACGCTTTGAACACCGATGCTTCTTTTAGATTTGAACGGGGAATTGATCCTAATATTACGGAATATGCTTTAAAACGTGCTGTGCTTTTAATTACTGAAATTGCCGGCGGCGAAGTAACAAGTGATATTGATGATCTTTACCCGAAGAAAATTGAAGACTTCCAGGTTTTTCTAACTTTCGATAAAGTAAATAAACTTATTGGCGAAAACCTTCAGCAAGAAACCATTAAATCTATCCTTGCTTCTCTTGAAATTCGTGTAAATAATGTTACCGAAACCGGGATGGGCCTTACTATTCCATCTTACCGAGTAGATGTGCAGCGCGAAGCCGACGTAATTGAAGAGATTTTAAGAGTTTATGGTTATAACAATATTAAGTTTGGTGAAAAGCTAAATGCCTCAGTAGCCAATTCTTCTAAATTTGAAGATTACCGACTTCAAAATTTAATCGCCAACCAGTTAGTAGGGCAAGGTTTTTACGAAACTATGGCTAACTCACTTACCACACCTGCCTATACCGAATTGAGTGAGCAATTGAATGCCTCCCAAAATGTAAAAATGCTGAATCCTTTAAGTCAGGATTTATCAGTTTTACGCCAATCTATGTTGTATTCTGGTTTGGAATCTGTGAGTTATAATATTAACAGGAAACGCAGCGATTTAAAATTATTTGAATTCGGAAAAACCTATCACGATTTTAACGGTAGCCGGGTTGAGAACAAACATCTTTCTATTTTTATTAGTGGAAACCGAAATGCAGAACGCTGGAATTCAACTTCAGAAAGAACAGATTTCTTTTTATTGAAAGGTATTATCGAATCTATTTTTCAAAGGTTGGGTATTGAAAATTTAAAACCTTCCGCAGTAAAATCTGATGTATTTTCTGAAGGACTTATATTTTCTTCTGCAAAAAGTAATTTGGTTTCATTTGGGGTAATTCGTAAAAAGGTATTGAAGCATTTTGATATTGAACAGGAGGTATTGTATGCCGATTTTAACTGGGATGCTTTATTAGAAGTTACCAAAGCCAGAAAGACCAGCTTTAGCGCTATTCCTAAATATCCAGCGGTTAGACGTGATTTTGCCCTTCTATTAAACAATAACGTTTCTTATGAAGAAATTGAGCAAATCGCTCTAAAAACAGAGAAAAAACTTCTTAAAGAAGTAGACCTTTTTGATGTTTACCAGGGAAGTAATCTTCCGGAAGGAAAGAAAAGTTACGCGGTAAGTTTTAAGTTTCAGGATGAAAATAAAACCCTTACCGATAAGCAGGTAGATAAAATGATGAAAAAGCTTCAGCACAGGTTTGAAGAAGAACTTCAGGCAGAATTGAGGTAA